GTCAAATATTTGTTCGAGCACGTCGTCGGCGGCATTGCCGGCTACGGCAACTGCATCGGCATCCCGACGGTGGCGGGCGAAGTGATGTTCGACGAAAGCTACGAGGGCAACCCGCTTGTCAATGCGATGTGCGTCGGTCTTATCGATCACGATAAAATCCAGCGCGGCGTTGCTAAAGGCGTCGGCAACCCGGTCTTTTACGTCGGGCCGGCTACCGGCCGCGACGGCATTCACGGCGCCACCTTCGCCTCCGTCGAGCTGTCCGAGGAATCGGAGGAGAAGCGGACGGCGGTGCAGGTCGGCGATCCGTTCATGGAGAAGCTCGTCATGGAAGCGACGCTCGAGCTGATCGATTCCGGCATCGTGCTCGGCATTCAGGACATGGGCGCGGCGGGGCTGACGTGCTCCAGCGCGGAGATGGCGTCGAAGGCGGGCAACGGCCTCGAGCTGTACCTCGACGAGGTGCCGCAACGAGAGGAAGGCATGACGCCGTACGAAATGATGCTGTCCGAATCGCAGGAGCGGATGCTGTTCGTCGTTGCGCCGGAGCATGAGGCGCAGGCGAGGGAAATTTTCGATCGCTGGGGCGTCATCTGCGCGAAGGTCGGCAAGGTGACGGACGACGGCCGCCTCCGCCTGTTCCACAAGGGCGAGCAGGTTGCCGACATGCCGGTCAAGGCGCTCGTCGACGAATGCCCGGTCTATCACAAGCCCTCGCTCGAGCCGGCGTATTACGCCGAGAACGCGAAGGTCGATACGGCGGCGTATCCCGAGCCGGCCGATTTGACGGAAGCGCTGAAGCAGGTGCTCGCCTCGCCGACTGTGGCCAGCAAAGAATGGGTATATAATCAATATGACTATATGGTGCGCACGAGCACGGCCGTTCAGCCCGGCTCGGATGCGGCGGTCGTCACGATTCGCGGCACGCGCAAAGCGCTCGCCATGACGACGGATTGCAACGGACGTTACGTCTACCTCGATCCGGAGGTCGGCGGGCGCATCGCCGTCGCCGAGGCGGCGCGCAACATCGTCTGCTCCGGGGCCGAGCCGCTCGCGATTACGGACAACCTGAATTTCGGAAGTCCGGAGAAGCCGGAGGTGTTCTGGCAGCTCGAGAAAGCGGCGGACGGCATGTCCGAGGCGTGCAGAACGCTGGAGACGCCGGTCATCGGCGGCAACGTATCGCTGTATAACGAGAATGCCAA
This genomic window from Paenibacillus humicola contains:
- the purL gene encoding phosphoribosylformylglycinamidine synthase subunit PurL; its protein translation is MAQQLTAKEPTAEQIADQKIYRQFGVTDQEYELICGFLGRQPNYTEIGVFSVMWSEHCAYKNSKPILKKFPVTGPKVLMGPGEGAGIVDIGDNQAVVFKIESHNHPSAVEPYQGAATGVGGIIRDIFSMGARPVALLNSLRFGRLENDRVKYLFEHVVGGIAGYGNCIGIPTVAGEVMFDESYEGNPLVNAMCVGLIDHDKIQRGVAKGVGNPVFYVGPATGRDGIHGATFASVELSEESEEKRTAVQVGDPFMEKLVMEATLELIDSGIVLGIQDMGAAGLTCSSAEMASKAGNGLELYLDEVPQREEGMTPYEMMLSESQERMLFVVAPEHEAQAREIFDRWGVICAKVGKVTDDGRLRLFHKGEQVADMPVKALVDECPVYHKPSLEPAYYAENAKVDTAAYPEPADLTEALKQVLASPTVASKEWVYNQYDYMVRTSTAVQPGSDAAVVTIRGTRKALAMTTDCNGRYVYLDPEVGGRIAVAEAARNIVCSGAEPLAITDNLNFGSPEKPEVFWQLEKAADGMSEACRTLETPVIGGNVSLYNENAKGAIYPTPVIGMVGLVHDLDHITTQGFKAEGDVILLLGETKHELGGSELQYVLHGRTEGRPPQIDLDAEKKLLDAVLGAIRQGLVASAHDLSEGGLAAALAESCISGKLGAEVNVATELRADAALFSESQSRILLSAKPERADKLAQYLTERGVPNARIGTVRGADLTIGVSGRPCVSAPVEQLEKVWKDAIPCLLK